The Raphanus sativus cultivar WK10039 chromosome 2, ASM80110v3, whole genome shotgun sequence genome includes a region encoding these proteins:
- the LOC108843274 gene encoding VAN3-binding protein isoform X2, protein MERPMVPTWRPDPVYRPPETPLEPMEFLARSWSVSALEVSKALTPSNSQTLLPKTEEEPISGDGDGEGDTEENGLVSGNTFSFACSETSQMVMDRILSHSQEVSPRTSGRLSHSSGPLNGSLTDSPPVSPPESDDIKFCRANNNTSLNNINSQFRSTATTPGPITAIATQSKTVGRWLKDRREKKKEETRAHNAQIHAAVSVAGVAAAVAAIAAATAATSSSGKDEQMAKTDMAVASAATLVAAQCVEAAEFMGAEREHLASVVSSAVNVRSAGDIMTLTAGAATALRGVATLKARAMKEVWNIASVIPMDKGITSTGGCSNVHNGSNGSSSSSHSGELTQPENFLGTCSREWLARGCELLKRTRKGDLHWKIVSVYINKMNQVMLKMKSKHVGKTFTKKKKNIVLEVIKNVPAWPGRHLLEGGDDLRYFGLKTVMRGDVEFECKSQREYDMWTQGVSRLLVIAAERRFRV, encoded by the exons atGGAAAGACCCATGGTTCCAACATGGAGACCTGACCCGGTTTACCGACCACCGGAGACGCCTCTGGAGCCGATGGAGTTCCTCGCTCGCTCATGGAGCGTCTCAGCTCTCGAAGTCTCCAAAGCTTTAACGCCTTCGAATTCTCAGACTCTCCTCCCCAAAACCGAAGAAGAACCCATCTCCGGCGACGGCGACGGCGAGGGCGATACGGAGGAGAACGGACTTGTCTCCGGAAACACCTTCTCCTTCGCGTGTTCAGAAACTTCTCAAATGGTGATGGATCGTATCTTGTCTCACTCT CAAGAAGTGTCGCCAAGAACATCCGGTCGGCTTTCACACAGTAGTGGACCTCTCAACGGTTCTTTAACCGACAGTCCTCCTGTCTCTCCTCCAGAATCCGACGACATTAAG TTTTGTCGGGCAAACAACAACACTTCACTCAACAACATCAACTCCCAGTTCCGTTCCACGGCCACTACTCCGGGACCTATAACCGCCATAGCCACACAGTCCAAGACCGTTGGACGCTGGCTTAAGGACCGGAGGGAGAAGAAAAAAGAGGAGACTCGAGCTCACAACGCTCAGATTCACGCCGCTGTCTCCGTCGCCGGCGTCGCTGCGGCTGTTGCCGCCATCGCAGCGGCCACCGCCGCGACTTCTAGCTCCGGGAAGGACGAGCAGATGGCTAAAACAGACATGGCGGTTGCTTCGGCCGCGACCCTTGTCGCTGCTCAGTGTGTGGAGGCTGCTGAGTTTATGGGAGCTGAGAGAGAGCATCTGGCCTCTGTTGTTAGCTCTGCGGTTAATGTTCGCTCTGCCGGAGATATCATGACTCTCACCGCCGGTGCTGCCACAG CTTTAAGGGGAGTGGCGACCTTGAAGGCGAGGGCGATGAAAGAAGTGTGGaacattgcatcagtgataccAATGGACAAGGGAATCACTTCTACTGGAGGATGCAGCAATGTTCACAATGGTAGCAACGGTAGCTCGAGCAGTAGTCACAGTGGGGAACTTACGCAACCTGAGAATTTCCTGGGAACTTGTAGCAGAGAGTGGCTTGCTAGAGGTTGCGAACTTCTCAAACGCACTCGCAAAG GTGATCTCCACTGGAAAATAGTTTCTGTTTACATCAACAAGATGAATCAG GTTATGCTGAAGATGAAGAGCAAGCATGTTGGGAAAACCTTcaccaagaagaaaaaga ACATTGTTCTTGAAGTGATCAAGAATGTTCCAGCCTGGCCTGGACGACATTTGCTAGAGGGGGGAGATGATCTGAGATACTTTGGGTTGAAGACGGTTATGCGAGGTGACGTGGAATTTGAGTGCAAAAGCCAGAGGGAGTATGATATGTGGACGCAAGGTGTTTCAAGGCTTCTTGTCATTGCTGCTGAAAGGAGATTTAGGGTGTGA
- the LOC108843274 gene encoding VAN3-binding protein isoform X1 has product MERPMVPTWRPDPVYRPPETPLEPMEFLARSWSVSALEVSKALTPSNSQTLLPKTEEEPISGDGDGEGDTEENGLVSGNTFSFACSETSQMVMDRILSHSQEVSPRTSGRLSHSSGPLNGSLTDSPPVSPPESDDIKQFCRANNNTSLNNINSQFRSTATTPGPITAIATQSKTVGRWLKDRREKKKEETRAHNAQIHAAVSVAGVAAAVAAIAAATAATSSSGKDEQMAKTDMAVASAATLVAAQCVEAAEFMGAEREHLASVVSSAVNVRSAGDIMTLTAGAATALRGVATLKARAMKEVWNIASVIPMDKGITSTGGCSNVHNGSNGSSSSSHSGELTQPENFLGTCSREWLARGCELLKRTRKGDLHWKIVSVYINKMNQVMLKMKSKHVGKTFTKKKKNIVLEVIKNVPAWPGRHLLEGGDDLRYFGLKTVMRGDVEFECKSQREYDMWTQGVSRLLVIAAERRFRV; this is encoded by the exons atGGAAAGACCCATGGTTCCAACATGGAGACCTGACCCGGTTTACCGACCACCGGAGACGCCTCTGGAGCCGATGGAGTTCCTCGCTCGCTCATGGAGCGTCTCAGCTCTCGAAGTCTCCAAAGCTTTAACGCCTTCGAATTCTCAGACTCTCCTCCCCAAAACCGAAGAAGAACCCATCTCCGGCGACGGCGACGGCGAGGGCGATACGGAGGAGAACGGACTTGTCTCCGGAAACACCTTCTCCTTCGCGTGTTCAGAAACTTCTCAAATGGTGATGGATCGTATCTTGTCTCACTCT CAAGAAGTGTCGCCAAGAACATCCGGTCGGCTTTCACACAGTAGTGGACCTCTCAACGGTTCTTTAACCGACAGTCCTCCTGTCTCTCCTCCAGAATCCGACGACATTAAG CAGTTTTGTCGGGCAAACAACAACACTTCACTCAACAACATCAACTCCCAGTTCCGTTCCACGGCCACTACTCCGGGACCTATAACCGCCATAGCCACACAGTCCAAGACCGTTGGACGCTGGCTTAAGGACCGGAGGGAGAAGAAAAAAGAGGAGACTCGAGCTCACAACGCTCAGATTCACGCCGCTGTCTCCGTCGCCGGCGTCGCTGCGGCTGTTGCCGCCATCGCAGCGGCCACCGCCGCGACTTCTAGCTCCGGGAAGGACGAGCAGATGGCTAAAACAGACATGGCGGTTGCTTCGGCCGCGACCCTTGTCGCTGCTCAGTGTGTGGAGGCTGCTGAGTTTATGGGAGCTGAGAGAGAGCATCTGGCCTCTGTTGTTAGCTCTGCGGTTAATGTTCGCTCTGCCGGAGATATCATGACTCTCACCGCCGGTGCTGCCACAG CTTTAAGGGGAGTGGCGACCTTGAAGGCGAGGGCGATGAAAGAAGTGTGGaacattgcatcagtgataccAATGGACAAGGGAATCACTTCTACTGGAGGATGCAGCAATGTTCACAATGGTAGCAACGGTAGCTCGAGCAGTAGTCACAGTGGGGAACTTACGCAACCTGAGAATTTCCTGGGAACTTGTAGCAGAGAGTGGCTTGCTAGAGGTTGCGAACTTCTCAAACGCACTCGCAAAG GTGATCTCCACTGGAAAATAGTTTCTGTTTACATCAACAAGATGAATCAG GTTATGCTGAAGATGAAGAGCAAGCATGTTGGGAAAACCTTcaccaagaagaaaaaga ACATTGTTCTTGAAGTGATCAAGAATGTTCCAGCCTGGCCTGGACGACATTTGCTAGAGGGGGGAGATGATCTGAGATACTTTGGGTTGAAGACGGTTATGCGAGGTGACGTGGAATTTGAGTGCAAAAGCCAGAGGGAGTATGATATGTGGACGCAAGGTGTTTCAAGGCTTCTTGTCATTGCTGCTGAAAGGAGATTTAGGGTGTGA
- the LOC108840092 gene encoding protein LIFEGUARD 1: protein MEKSDIESGVVIGDKELYPKMTESPGLRWAFIRKVYAVLTLQLIVTVGVSSVVFFVGDISVFVTTTTPGLVVFFVSLVIPLLMLWPLIVFAKKHPVNLIILMLFTLTISFAVGLCCSFSKGKIVLEAAILTATMVLGLTIYTFWAVRRGHDFSFLEPFLFGALLIILVFSIIQVLHPLGKLSSMIFSCFASVVFCGYIVYDTNQLIKKLNYDEYIHAAICLYLDVINLFLHILGFAIHT from the exons ATGGAGAAATCAGACATAGAGAGTGGTGTAGTGATCGGTGATAAGGAGCTTTATCCTAAGATGACGGAGAGCCCCGGGCTCCGCTGGGCTTTCATAAGGAAGGTTTACGCCGTCTTGACTCTTCAGCTGATCGTGACTGTAGGAGTCTCCTCAGTCGTTTTCTTCGTAGGCGACATCTCTGTCTTCGTCACGACAACCACACCCGGCCTTGTCGTCTTCTTCGTCTCGCTCGTTATTCCTCTCCTCA TGCTGTGGCCACTGATTGTGTTTGCCAAGAAGCATCCCGTCAACCTCATAATCTTAATGCTCTTCACCCTCACCATCTCTTTCGCCGTGGGACTTTGCTGCTCTTTTTCAAAAG ggaaGATTGTTCTGGAGGCAGCGATTCTCACAGCTACAATGGTCCTGGGGTTAACGATATACACTTTCTGGGCAGTAAGGAGAGGCCATGACTTCTCTTTCCTTGAACCATTCCTCTTCGGAGCCCTCCTTATCATCCTTGTCTTCTCTATCATACAg GTACTCCATCCTCTGGGGAAGCTATCGTCGATGATATTCAGCTGTTTCGCTTCAGTCGTGTTCTGCGGTTACATTGTCTACGACACGAATCAGCTGATCAAGAAACTCAACTACGACGAGTATATCCATGCTGCTATTTGTCTTTATCTCGACGTCATCAATCTCTTCCTCCATATCCTTGGTTTTGCCATCCACACCTAG
- the LOC108840914 gene encoding EPIDERMAL PATTERNING FACTOR-like protein 4, whose product MGALRRRRRLFIFAALATFALLHVFLAVSKVSAVGWLGQRTESDFHGHFTGNKRFGGLGSSPPTCRSKCEKCQPCKPVHVPIQPGMSIPLEYYPEAWRCKCGDKLFMP is encoded by the exons ATGGGGGCTCTCCGTCGCCGCCGGCGTCTCTTTATCTTCGCTGCACTCGCCACATTTGCTCTCCTCCATGTCTTTTTGGCCGTCTCCAAAGTCTCCGCCG TTGGATGGCTTGGTCAAAGAACCGAGTCGGATTTTCACGGTCATTTTACGGGGAATAAGCGGTTTGGCGGACTTGGTTCATCACCACCGACGTGTAGATCGAAGTGTGAGAAGTGTCAGCCGTGTAAACCGGTTCACGTACCGATACAACCCGGTATGAGCATTCCATTAGAGTATTATCCTGAAGCTTGGCGGTGTAAGTGTGGCGACAAGCTTTTCATGCCCTAG
- the LOC108828727 gene encoding uncharacterized protein LOC108828727, which translates to MACVQNTLYFVAALLLIHQKTVTSDFLSPLLSPLFDDVCKEVECGKGKCKASLNATFMYECECDNGWKQFDHTLKFLPCVTPNCTFDLTCGEAASPALPKTPPKNANASLFEICHWVDCGGGSCNETNPFLYSCNCREGYKNLMNVTTFPCFKQCALGMDCLNLGIPLSNASSSSPPALPDSSKSQATGLNIRGSSLWFITYFLCVSLAQWRSLYI; encoded by the exons ATGGCTTGTGTTCAGAACACACTCTACTTCGTTGCAGCTTTACTTCTAATTCACCAGAAGACTGTCACTTCCGATTTCCTCTCTCCTCTACTCTCTCCTTTGTTCG ATGATGTCTGCAAGGAAGTGGAATGTGGGAAAGGGAAATGCAAAGCATCTCTGAACGCAACTTTTATGTATGAATGTGAGTGTGATAATGGTTGGAAGCAGTTTGATCATACCCTCAAGTTTCTCCCTTGCGTCACCCCCAACT GTACCTTTGATCTAACTTGCGGTGAAGCAGCTTCTCCAGCACTGCCCAAAACGCCTCCCAAGAACGCCAATGCTTCACTTTTCGAGA tttgtCACTGGGTGGATTGTGGAGGAGGGTCTTGCAACGAGACAAATCCGTTTTTATACAGCTGCAATTGCCGTGAAGGTTACAAAAATCTTATGAACGTCACCACATTTCCTTGCTTTAAGCAAT GTGCACTTGGAATGGACTGCTTGAATCTTGGGATCCCTTTGTCGAACGCATCATCGTCTTCTCCACCTGCTCTGCCTGATAGCAGCAAGAGTCAAG CAACAGGATTGAATATAAGAGGATCATCGTTGTGGTTTATAACGTATTTTCTCTGTGTCTCCTTAGCACAGTGGAGGTCGCTCTATATATGA